In Lysobacter sp. FW306-1B-D06B, the sequence GGAATGGCTGCAGACGCATCCGGCGATCGAGAAGGTGATCTATCCGGGCCTGGCCGCGCACCCGCAGCACGAACTGGCCAAGCGTCAGATGCACGGTTTCGGCGGCATGGTGAGCATCTACGTCAAGGGCGGCGAAGCCGCTGCACGCCGCATGATGGAGCGCTGCGAGCTGTTCGCCGTGGCCGAATCCCTGGGCGGCGTTGAAAGCCTGATCAACCATCCCGCGATCATGACGCACGCCTCCGTCCCGGCCGAACGCCGCGCGGCGCTGGGCATCACCGACAATCTGGTGCGTTTGAGTGTGGGCGTGGAGGATGAGATCGATCTGCGTAACGACATCGACCGGGCGCTGGACACAAGCGCGCGATGAACCAGCCTGCTGCTTCGCAATTCGCGGGTAAGTGACATGGACATGCTGCTCGCCGCATGGCGCTATCGCTTCTTTGTCCTGTCCTCCATCCGTAACGACCTGCGCTCGCGTTTCATCCGCAGCAAGCTGGGTGGGCTGTGGATGGTCATCCACCCGCTCGCGCAGGTGCTGATCTTCGCGACGATCCTTTCCGAAGTGCTCGCCGCCAAGCTTCCCGGCATCGATAACAAGTACGCCTACGCGCTGTACCTGATGGCGGGCATGCTTTGCTGGACGCTCTTCACGGAGACGGTCACGCGTTGCCTTTCGCTGTTCATCGACAGCGGCAACCTGATGAAGAAGATGGCGTTTCCGCGCATCTGCCTTCCGCTCATCGCGGCGGGCACCATGCTCGTCACCAATGTATTGCTGCTGGCGGCGATCCTGCTGGTGTTCGCCGTGCTCGGCCACTTCCCGGGCTACCACATCGTGTGGCTGCCCCTGCTGATCCTGATCACGCTCGCCCTTTCGATGGGGCTCGGACTGATCCTTGGCGTGATGAACGTGTTCATGCGCGACATCGGGCAGGTGGTGCCTGTAGTGCTGCAGGCGTTGTTCTGGCTGACGCCCATCGTCTACGTGACGAATATCATGCCGCAGAAGTTCCAGTTCTGGTTCAAGCTCAACCCGCTGTATCCGCTGGTGGCCAGCTACCAGAACGTGCTGGTTTTCGGCACCGCTCCGCTGTGGAGGGAGCTGCTGTGGCTTTGCGTGGGGATCATCGCGTTGCTTGTCGTCTCGCTGGTCGTGTTCCGTCGCGCCAGCCCTGAAATCGTGGACGCGCTATGAGCGGTGTGCTTGAAGCCCGGGGCCTGGGCAAGGCCTATCGCCGCTGGCGCAGCGAGTGGCTGCGCGCAGCTTCGTGGTTCGGCGCTCCGGTCCGGCCTGCCGAGGAGCATTGGGTCCTGCGCGGCATCGACTTCGCGGTGGAAGCCGGACAGACGGTCGGCATCGTCGGCCAGAACGGAGCGGGGAAGAGCACGCTGCTCAAGCTCATCACCGGCACGACCCGACCGACCGAGGGAAGTGTTGCCACCGGCGGTCGCATCGCCGCGATCCTCGAACTTGGCATGGGATTCAACCCGGACCTCACCGGCCGCGAGAACGCCTTCCATTCGGCCGGCCTGATGGGATACAGCCGGGCGCAGATCGCCGAAGCCATGCCGGACATCGAAGCCTTCGCCGAGATCGGCGAGTACTTCGACGAGCCCGTGCGCACCTATTCCAGCGGCATGCAGATGCGCGTGGCATTCAGCGTGGCCACGGCCTTCAAGCCGGACCTGCTGATCGTCGACGAAGCCTTGTCTGTCGGCGACAGCTA encodes:
- a CDS encoding ABC transporter permease; amino-acid sequence: MDMLLAAWRYRFFVLSSIRNDLRSRFIRSKLGGLWMVIHPLAQVLIFATILSEVLAAKLPGIDNKYAYALYLMAGMLCWTLFTETVTRCLSLFIDSGNLMKKMAFPRICLPLIAAGTMLVTNVLLLAAILLVFAVLGHFPGYHIVWLPLLILITLALSMGLGLILGVMNVFMRDIGQVVPVVLQALFWLTPIVYVTNIMPQKFQFWFKLNPLYPLVASYQNVLVFGTAPLWRELLWLCVGIIALLVVSLVVFRRASPEIVDAL